Proteins encoded together in one Styela clava chromosome 12, kaStyClav1.hap1.2, whole genome shotgun sequence window:
- the LOC120330256 gene encoding kynurenine formamidase-like yields the protein MKIAPCLLLCFGFATVCNGKCWKRNNWGRFKFDSANAIDLTHEVNEDAAVWPTDLSLGYKLIQHVKGIVSNGPFKFFLDSNSFSANTLTGTHVDAPSHFNAERNQAQDIHLKEMIGPGVLIDMTKDGVPMPRESLITKEDIRAWERKNGRIREDTIVLFRTGYGDLYWNDRDGYYGTKVRGPAAALDLHVPGLHFEAAKWLIKKRCIAAVGIDIFTIDRGQDLNFPTHRVFADANIAVYEDLANLDQLVEHQKKFFVFAMPLKLKGAAGSPIRIVAYPQ from the exons ATGAAAATTGCACCTTGTTTACTGTTATGCTTTGGATTTGCAACAGTTTGCAATGgaa AATGTTGGAAACGAAACAATTGGGGAAGATTCAAGTTTGATTCAGCAAATGCCATAGATCTTACTCATGAAGTCAATGAAGATGCAGCCGTTTGGCCAACTGACTTATCTCTCGGTTACAAGCTGATTCAACATGTTAAAG GAATTGTCAGCAACGGTCCATTCAAATTCTTTCTCGATTCCAACTCATTCAGTGCTAATACACTCACTGGAACTCATGTTGATGCGCCGAGTCATTTCAACGCGGAAAGGAATCAA GCACAAGATATTCATCTGAAGGAAATGATAGGGCCAGGTGTATTAATTGACATGACTAAAGACGGAGTTCCAATGCCACGAGAATCCTTGATTACAAAAGAAGATATAAGAGCTTGGGAAAGGAAGAATG GTCGCATCCGAGAGGATACGATTGTTCTTTTTCGAACTGGTTACGGAGATTTATACTGGAATGACAGGGATGGATATTACGGAACAAAGGTTCGTGGACCAGCTGCTGCGTTAGATCTTCATGTACCTGGATTGCATTTTGAGGCCGCCAAAtggttaataaaaaaaagatgcaTCGCTGCCGTTggaattgatatttttactaTTGATCGTGGACAAGATTTAAACTTTCC AACGCATCGAGTATTCGCGGATGCCAACATTGCAGTTTATGAAGATCTTGCCAACCTTGACCAACTTGTAGAACATCAGAAAAAATTCTTCGTCTTCGCAATGCCACTCAAGCTTAAGGGTGCTGCTGGTTCTCCAATCCGAATTGTCGCCTACCCACAGTAG